CGAGAAAATTCTCCACGGTCAACGCCAAGACGTAATCGAGCTTGTTCTGGCTCTCGTCGAGCAGCCCGTACCTGTTCATCTTCCTGAGAAGCGCCTCTCCTTCGAAGATCCTCTTGGGGTTCTTCTCGTCGAGCGTCAGGAGATCCCTCGCGGCGTTACGGATGCGGCTCAGGGAGTACTGGACTCTCCAGAGCTCACGCTTGTTGCGGAGACCGTACTCGCCGACGAGCTTCAGCTCGGAGTCGAGACGCTCCTTCTCGAAAGGACGTCGTGGGCCCTTGAAGGTTTTCCCATCTAGCAAACAACACACATTCAATTAACAATATGAGATCTCAGCATCGCAATGACATAGACATAGACCATTGTTTAACTAACGTTTTCTAGATCAAAAGCTTAGAGTAATCCTCGGTCTATAGAAACCACTACGGTGATTCGATGAACTAAACGAGAGATGGATAGAGGAGACTTACAATTGCGGTAGTAGCAGACGTGCACCATGGCTTCGTCTTCTTCTAGTGAGACACGGCGATTTGGAAAACTAGGGCAACCAGAGAGAAATGAAGGAGACGGACAACTCTACTTCTTTATATGAGTGTCTAAAACCCTAAAGTTTAGGTCTTTAATGGGCTTTATTGAATATATGGGCCTGTTTCAATCGTCTATGTGTTTTGGACTCTGGGCTTAAATTAGGATTCATGTTAGTTGTTACCAAGTGTAATTTGTCCGTGTAAAAGGCGTCTATCTACTACTATATATAGTAATAAATCAATTTGTTTGCGAATAATCGTAGCAAAGCATATCACTCAATATTCAATCTGGCGTTCAAGTGGTTTATCATTTGCTATAATTTTAAAATATTCTTTCAATTCCAGTGTTTTAGACGTGTTGATCATTTGTTGAAATTCAATGTCATTTAAAAAATAATAATTAGTTGATTTCAAGAGATTTCTGATTGTTTTAAAAGTTTTGTGGTGACATTTTAGTGAAAATATAAAACTGTAGATCATTCATCCAATACTATATTGAATACATTTTCCTAGTAATTGCAAGATTTTTTTAGAAGTTGAGAGTCTTCACTATCGAATAAAAACTAGTTCAGAAAACAAAACAAAAATTGACAATCATCTGAAGAATTGAACTTATGCCTTTGCATAAACAAGCCAATGGTCAGTATCCAGACAGAGACTAAAGACAAAAACAGTAGATGTTATTGAATTTGAGTGTTGCTGTTCTAAGACACCACCATCTTTTACTCAAAGAGATCGTATGATCTAACAAAGAAAGACACCTTCAGATTTGTTGAATCACGACGACGAAGCTGTCTCCATCTGAGTCGACTTGGTGGCTGCAGCTCTAGTGTAGATAGGGTGAAGAACATGACCTCCCTTAGGATCAACATGGATCCATTTGCGTCCAGTTATCTTGTTCTTCTCGAACCTGACTCGTCCTTCTTTCAATGCAAACAGCGTATGGTCCTTCCCAATCCCCACATAGTCTCCCGGGTGAAACCGAGTTCCACGTTGACGGACTATTATGTTTCCCGGTATCACGTTCTACAAAACCCCCCACACACACAGACAAAGATTAGTTTGTTTCTCTGCATCGTAATGAGCTCATTGTTGCAACGTTACCTCTCCTCCGAACTTCTTGACACCGAGATTCTTGGGTTTAGAGTCGCGGCCGTTCTTGGTGGAACCAGCGGTTTTCTTAGTAGCCCAACGCTTAAAGACCAAACTCAACCCACTTGAAGAACCATCTTACACATCCAAAACAAGACAGGGATCATCAAACAAACACAGAGAGATTTCGAAAGCAGACTCAAAAGACAAAACTGATAGAAGTATATATATATATTACCGTAAATGCCACTGCCACCGTAAGCAGGAACCTCGGTGATAAGTTCCCTCAAGCTAACTCTTCTGCACAAGGATGCTGCTGAGTTGAAGAAATTCATTTCTTTTCAGAATCTGCAATTAACAAAGAAGAGCAGCTTAATGAGTTTTCTTTTTTTTTACCACTTCAAATTCGAAAATGCATCAAGTAAAACTCATTGATCTTCTGTGCAACGAATAGATAACTTATCAGACTCAAATACAATCCACATTAGATTCGATCCGTCTATCAAAAACCCTAATTATATGAATTGGCGATCAAATCCGAAATTTTCCTAATGGATTTTTGCAACCCGGACGAAATCGAATCGGATGCGGGGTAATGAGAAGGGAAGATACTTACCGGAAATTTTCGATTACAGTTGAAAATGGCGACGGAGACGGAGACGGAGACGGCGACGGCTCGAGAGGAAAATGGCGTAACTTGTAAACCCTTGCTCGCAAGTCAGCAAGTGTCAACTTTAGGCACAATGGGTCCTTGATGTTTCCTATTTTTTACACTATCACCTCTATACTTTAATTTGGATCAAAAATAAAGAATTGCTCTCTATATATTTTTTTTTTTTATTTTTTCACAACATTGTATAATTTGATACAGTTCAGCAAGAATAGAAAGTAGCAAGTAGCAACACATCATACAATATTCTAAAGCATAAAGATAGAGGGAAAGGATAGACGAGTTGAAACCATGTTTCCACCAAGTGTGCTTAGCTAAATCCAAACATAGTATTTAATTAGATCATTGTTGTAAAACTAGTGATTTTTTTTTTTGCTAAATTTTGTAAAACTAGTGATATTTGAAGAGACATTTTGCATGAAAAGATGTCTTCACCTTGATAAGGGTAAGTGCTCAATTTGTTGAGAAGCTACAACAGTAGAAACCAAAGGGGATGAAGTGATGAGCCAGTAGGGTTCAGGAAAATAGAGCTAACCTCTTTCGTGGCCAAGTAAACAAAACAAAAAATCGAATATGAAATTTGCAAGACATCTTTCTCAGCTAGGTTAGCTAAGGCATCTATTTCTTTCCTTGCATCAGTTACTGCTAAAGATCTCACGACACTATTAGCCCCTGCTTTCAAGCTTGAAGAGGGAAGCGACTCTATGGTAAGTCCATGCATTTTATTGGGTAGAGTCGATGAACCAGTGACTGTGCGGTGAAACACTTCCATTGTCGTTGCACACTTAGAGCCAAAAACCGTATCTAATGCGTTGTTCGAAACAATGACATTGATCATTTTGATAAGCACAAGTTGTATCTACAGTATTCTAAACAAAGTGACAAATCTAACACTAAGACTGTAGGAATGATTATGCGTGACAACTTATATAACTCTTAAGACCCAAATAAATGTCGATTTTCATAGTAGCCAAAATTTCCCTGTGACGTTTAGGAGGAATGATTTATCAACCCAGTTTTACCTCTGAGATAAAATTTGCATTTGTTATTCCGTGTATCATAACATGCATTGTGTGCAATGTAACAATATCTTTGACAACACTGTGACACAGAAAAATGGTTTCGTTTCAAAATCTCAAGTTTTGGAAAGAAACCAAAATTGCCCACAGTTTGTAATGGTCATGTAAATATCTTAGGCCTGTATGTGTGAGCAAGTTGACATGATGATCACTATCTTTTACTTCTTGTAAATATTGTTAAAATATGTATGCATGTGTTTGAACAACTTGGCATGATCTATATGCCTTTTTAGACAGTAATCAATATCCCATGTGATCCATCACATGCTTTGAAATCTTTTTA
The DNA window shown above is from Brassica oleracea var. oleracea cultivar TO1000 chromosome C3, BOL, whole genome shotgun sequence and carries:
- the LOC106328906 gene encoding 40S ribosomal protein S9-1, producing the protein MVHVCYYRNYGKTFKGPRRPFEKERLDSELKLVGEYGLRNKRELWRVQYSLSRIRNAARDLLTLDEKNPKRIFEGEALLRKMNRYGLLDESQNKLDYVLALTVENFLERRLQTIVFKSGMAKSIHHSRVLIRQRHIRVGKQLVNIPSFMVRLDSQKHIDFALTSPFGGGRPGRVKRRNEKSASKKASGGDADGDDEE
- the LOC106334748 gene encoding 50S ribosomal protein L27-like; amino-acid sequence: MNFFNSAASLCRRVSLRELITEVPAYGGSGIYDGSSSGLSLVFKRWATKKTAGSTKNGRDSKPKNLGVKKFGGENVIPGNIIVRQRGTRFHPGDYVGIGKDHTLFALKEGRVRFEKNKITGRKWIHVDPKGGHVLHPIYTRAAATKSTQMETASSS